The DNA window CGATGATGCCGACGAAGCCGATCAGGCCGGAGGCGGACACGGCGGCGGCGGTGCCCAGCGAGGCGGCGGCGATCAGCAGGTAGCGGGAGCGCTGCGGGTGCAGCCCGAGGCTGGCGGCCTCGTCGTCGCCGACGGAGAGCACGTCCAGCTCGCGGCGGTGCAGCAGCACCACCACGGCGGTGAGCACGAAGTAGGGCAGGACCAGCCGGACGTCGTGCCAGCCGGCGGTGGCCAGCCTGCCGAGCAGCCAGGAGTAGACCTGCTGGATGCTCTCGGAATGCCGTTGCAGCAGGTACGTCTGCCCGGCGGAGAGGAACGCCGAGACCGCCACCCCGGCCAGGATCAGCGTGGCCGGTGACCGGGACCGGCCGCCCGCCGCACCGAGCCCGTACGTCATGGCGACCGCGCCGAGCGACCCGACGAACGCGGCGAGCGGGATGGTGACCGGCATCCCGGTGATCGCCCCGCCCGCTCCGGCGCCCAGCGTGATGACCGCGGTCACCGCGAGCCCGGCGCCGGCCGCCACGCCCAGCAGGTACGGGTCCGCGAGGGGATTGCGGAAGACACCCTGGTAGCAGCCGCCGGCCAGGGCGAGCAGGGCGCCGACGAGGAGGCCGAGCACGACCCGGGGCAGCCGCAGCTCGGTGATGATGGCGACCTCCCGCTCGGTGAGCCCGCTGTCCAGGTGCACCCCGGGCAGCAGGTTGAGCAGTTCGGCGGCGACGCTGCCCGGCGGCAGGCTGACCGGGCCGAGCGAGACGCCGGCCACGAGCGCCACCAGCACCGCGGCGAGGCCGACGAGCAGCCAGCGGGTGCGCAGCCCGGCCGGCCGGACGGTCGCACCCGCTGCGGCCGCCCGCCTCCCGTCCCGGGTCACGGGGGTACCCGGGTCGTCCCTGCCGGGCGCCCCGGCGGGCCGGGGCGCCTGGGGCGTCCTGGCCGGCCGGGACGCGTTGTCCGCCGGTCGCACGGTCACCGTCAGGCCGGAACCTTGGCGGTGGCGTCGACGATCACCTTGAGCAGGTCGACCACGCGCGGGCCCCACCGGGAGGCGATGTCGTCGTCCAGCGCCACGATCTGGTTGTTCTTCACCGCGGTGACGCCGGCCCAGCCGCTGCGGGCCTTGACGGTCTCCGCAGTCTGCTTGCAGCACTTGGTGTCGGCCAGGAAGACGAAGTCGGGGTTCGCCTTGACGATGACCTCCTGGGAGAGCTGCGGGTAGCCGCCGTTCTTTCCGTCGGCGTCCGCCGGGTCGGCGATGTTCTGCAGCCCGGCGAGGGCGTAGATCGAGCCGATGAAGGTCTTGCTGGTCGCGCTGTACAGCTCCGGGCCCAGCTCGTGGTAGTAGGTGAGCTTCTTCGCCCGCTGCGGCAGGTCCTTGGTGATGGCGGCGACGTCGTCCTTCATCTTCTTCGTGACGGCGTCCGCCTCGGCCGGGTGGCCGGTGAGCTTCCCCAGGTCGGTGATCTGCTGGTAGGTGTCGTCCAGGGTGGTCGCGGCCGGGGTGAGCAGCACCGGGATCTTCAGCGCGGTGAGCTGGTCGACGATCTTGTTGGTGTCGTTGGCGAGCACCACCAGGTCGGGGC is part of the Micromonospora halotolerans genome and encodes:
- a CDS encoding FecCD family ABC transporter permease; the protein is MTRDGRRAAAAGATVRPAGLRTRWLLVGLAAVLVALVAGVSLGPVSLPPGSVAAELLNLLPGVHLDSGLTEREVAIITELRLPRVVLGLLVGALLALAGGCYQGVFRNPLADPYLLGVAAGAGLAVTAVITLGAGAGGAITGMPVTIPLAAFVGSLGAVAMTYGLGAAGGRSRSPATLILAGVAVSAFLSAGQTYLLQRHSESIQQVYSWLLGRLATAGWHDVRLVLPYFVLTAVVVLLHRRELDVLSVGDDEAASLGLHPQRSRYLLIAAASLGTAAAVSASGLIGFVGIIVPHTVRLLAGSSYRVILPLSMLFGGAFLALTDVVARTAAAPAEVPIGVVTALLGGPFFVLVLRTARRVLT
- a CDS encoding ABC transporter substrate-binding protein is translated as MSRRTPRLFAAALAVGALLLGGCAEKTSNDTPAAGGSSAAAAFPVTVGKLTLEKRPEKIVSLSPSATEMLFAVGAGKQVTAVDDQSNYPPEAPKSDLSGYQPNAEAIVGRSPDLVVLANDTNKIVDQLTALKIPVLLTPAATTLDDTYQQITDLGKLTGHPAEADAVTKKMKDDVAAITKDLPQRAKKLTYYHELGPELYSATSKTFIGSIYALAGLQNIADPADADGKNGGYPQLSQEVIVKANPDFVFLADTKCCKQTAETVKARSGWAGVTAVKNNQIVALDDDIASRWGPRVVDLLKVIVDATAKVPA